The genomic DNA CTATAATAAATTGAACTTAAAATGAAGGAAGTTTTCTATCTATTTTTGGTTTTGTTAATGCTTCAGGGTTGCGCTGCGTATAAATCTATACACTATGGTCAGGACTATTCTCCGCCTACAGATGTTGATGATATTGAAATTTTCTCTTTTAGTCCTGAAGGTTCTTACATTCAATTAGGAGAGGTTACTGTATTTGGAGTAACACCGACAAATAGAGCCCACATGTTAAAACGTCTTAAAGATATGGCTGCTGAGATGGGTGGTGATGCAATAATAATTAAAGAGTGTGGAACGCCAATATATATACCAAAACCTATACAGGGTCTGGTTATAAAGCGGCAGGAAGAAGAGGTATCTATGGATAGCTTCGTAGTTGATTGTGAAGACGGGAATTTAACAGATAATAGGTCTGAATACATTAAGTAAGGAGGAAGAATGACACTTTTTTTGATTAAAGCTTTGGGCATATTACTTTTTGCTTTAGGTGTAATTTTTCTAATCGATAACAAAAGGTTTCAGGATTTTATTAAATTTTGGAAGAAAGGAAATAATATCTATTTAGCCGGTATTATCAAAGTGTTAATCGGTGCGTTGTTTATTGCAGTTTCTGCAGATACGAATTTATTGATATTTATATTCGGTATGCTCTATCTAATTGGTGGAGTAGCCGTCTTTGTTTTAGGTCCCAAGAAAGTGAATGGGTATATAGACTACTGGGCAGGTAAAACCAGTAAAAGTATACCTTGGATAGCAATCTGCTATTTAACAATGGGAATTCTGTTAATATATTTAGTTTGATGACCTATCTATACGGAAGAGAAGGAGAATAAAATGGTTATTAAAAATAGGAGAAAATATTTTAGGCTTGAAGTAGGTGCTAAGGTAAATGTCTATAGTGAAGAGAAGTCGAAGAGTATCCGTGAAGATAAAATCTCTGCAACCGTTAAAAGCATAAGTGCCGGAGGGGTATGTTTTAGCTCTGGCACCAAATTTACCCTTGGTAATATCATTAAACTTGAGGTTTTACTGCCTGATGAGAACATGCCATTTTGTCTAAGAGGTGAAGTTATATGGTCTAATCCTGTAGACAGTGGTGATAGATACGATACAGGAGTAAAGATGCTTTCGATGGGAGAAGGCGACGAGCAGAAGTTTATCAAATATATTTGCGCCAAGATGTCAGAGAGACTTAGCAAATATCTTCATTTTTAA from Candidatus Kaelpia imicola includes the following:
- a CDS encoding PilZ domain-containing protein, with the protein product MVIKNRRKYFRLEVGAKVNVYSEEKSKSIREDKISATVKSISAGGVCFSSGTKFTLGNIIKLEVLLPDENMPFCLRGEVIWSNPVDSGDRYDTGVKMLSMGEGDEQKFIKYICAKMSERLSKYLHF